Proteins encoded by one window of Candidatus Obscuribacter sp.:
- a CDS encoding response regulator, with protein MNTGIEILLVEDTPSDVRLTQEALKRSDLKYELNVVNDGVEAMEYLHKIKEAGDKPLPDVILLDLNMPRKNGHEVLQDIKNDPVLRTIPVVLLTVSENDEDVMEALKLKMNYYIAKPITAPKLSALLNSIHQLHKEQPDAPGSYADDETHIRLILASNHHTASVALTRLADDPNEKIRIRVAENPHTPAGLLIKLASDPNSDVRLGVSENPNAPESVLEELSKDQSEDVRMGLASNNSLPQRLLDELAKDDNIYVSSAAQKTLSTMTEKVK; from the coding sequence ATGAATACAGGTATCGAAATCTTACTGGTTGAAGATACGCCATCAGATGTGCGCCTCACTCAGGAAGCACTAAAACGCTCGGATCTAAAATACGAACTCAATGTCGTAAATGACGGCGTCGAAGCCATGGAGTACCTCCACAAAATCAAAGAAGCTGGCGATAAGCCGCTCCCTGACGTAATCTTGCTCGACCTCAATATGCCTCGCAAAAACGGGCACGAAGTGCTCCAGGACATCAAAAACGATCCGGTATTACGGACAATACCAGTGGTACTTTTGACTGTATCCGAAAACGATGAAGACGTGATGGAAGCTCTCAAGCTAAAAATGAACTATTACATCGCTAAACCTATCACTGCGCCCAAGCTGAGCGCACTGCTCAACTCGATACATCAGTTGCACAAAGAGCAACCCGATGCTCCTGGCAGTTATGCCGATGACGAGACCCATATCCGCCTGATCTTGGCCAGCAACCATCACACAGCATCAGTGGCATTAACTCGCCTGGCAGATGATCCCAACGAAAAAATCCGCATTAGAGTAGCCGAAAACCCACACACACCAGCCGGTCTGTTAATTAAACTAGCCAGCGATCCTAACTCAGACGTGCGCCTCGGTGTCTCCGAAAACCCCAACGCGCCCGAATCAGTGCTGGAAGAGTTAAGCAAAGACCAGAGCGAAGATGTACGCATGGGACTGGCGTCAAACAATAGTCTGCCCCAACGTCTCTTAGACGAACTGGCTAAAGATGACAATATCTATGTCTCATCAGCAGCGCAAAAGACACTCTCGACCATGACCGAAAAAGTAAAATAG
- a CDS encoding glutathione peroxidase, with protein sequence MKNKKLLLAATALIATGACAILATNCGFCNSKKDVQVGAIYDFKAKALDGKEISLGDYKGDVMLIVNTASKCGFTPQYQGHEALNKEYAAKGLKIIGFPCNQFGAQEPGDSSAIAEFCQRNYGVDFQMMEKIEVNGENAHPLYKYLTEAAPGALGTKAIKWNFTKFLVDRKGEVLKRYAPDVKPEDIKTDIEKVL encoded by the coding sequence ATGAAAAACAAGAAACTTTTACTGGCCGCCACCGCCCTTATTGCCACAGGGGCGTGCGCTATTTTGGCTACCAACTGTGGTTTTTGCAACTCAAAAAAGGATGTGCAAGTGGGCGCAATTTACGATTTTAAGGCTAAAGCTCTTGATGGCAAAGAGATCAGTCTTGGTGACTACAAAGGCGATGTCATGCTCATAGTCAACACCGCCAGCAAATGTGGATTTACGCCGCAATACCAGGGACACGAGGCTTTAAACAAAGAGTATGCTGCCAAAGGGCTCAAGATTATAGGCTTTCCCTGCAATCAGTTTGGCGCTCAGGAGCCTGGTGATAGCTCGGCCATTGCCGAGTTTTGTCAGCGTAATTATGGTGTTGACTTTCAGATGATGGAAAAAATCGAAGTCAATGGCGAAAATGCCCACCCGCTCTATAAGTATTTGACCGAAGCGGCCCCCGGTGCGCTTGGGACAAAGGCCATCAAATGGAATTTCACCAAGTTTTTGGTGGATCGCAAAGGCGAAGTGCTCAAGCGTTATGCGCCTGATGTGAAGCCTGAAGACATTAAGACTGACATCGAAAAAGTGCTTTAA
- a CDS encoding PAS domain S-box protein gives MEILLVEDVTSRQSTLNASLQQHGIGVTCAYTLAQARAQLKQKHFDGILLDLVLPDSSGILTLMQMRETAVGVPIIVFTDEKDKDLALRVVKNGAQDCLVKDIVPDASVLRCLRYAVERNKVELELHRGEERLRTVLENSYDAFISMDSRFRITDWNSQAESIFGRKKSEVMGRSMAIIIPHHLRRQYLKETERSFANNEATIVKLTSEITAVHSDGHEFPLEIGFFKVKEDTHFTYCAFARDITERQKFHQELERLVQERTERLTRSNEELKQFAKVASHDLQEPLRAVQGFANLLAESAQGKLDKDQQEFIEYILDGTARMQNLIRAVLLHSESSNIEAGSHCTNCGSVMTEVMANLKTSISETGTTFEIDKLPDVAVQRLHVVQLFQNLISNAIKYRGPQTPQISITTEENAGQWLFSFRDNGIGIDPQYSHKIFDMFARLHGKGKYPGTGMGLAICKRIVTSHGGNIWVESTPAMAQSSFLHYQQRAQSKENPNEYRYRNLTG, from the coding sequence ATGGAAATACTCCTGGTCGAGGATGTAACTTCAAGACAAAGCACTTTAAACGCCAGCCTGCAGCAGCACGGCATCGGCGTCACCTGTGCTTACACACTGGCGCAAGCCCGCGCCCAACTCAAGCAAAAACACTTTGATGGTATTTTGCTTGATCTCGTGTTGCCCGATAGCTCAGGCATCCTTACACTGATGCAGATGCGCGAGACAGCTGTCGGCGTGCCTATTATTGTTTTTACCGACGAAAAAGACAAAGACCTGGCTCTGCGCGTGGTTAAAAACGGTGCGCAAGATTGCCTGGTCAAAGATATCGTGCCAGATGCCTCGGTCTTGCGCTGTCTGCGTTATGCAGTCGAGCGCAACAAAGTGGAGCTGGAGCTGCACAGAGGTGAGGAGCGACTGCGCACAGTCCTCGAAAACTCCTATGACGCCTTTATCTCAATGGATTCACGCTTTAGAATCACTGATTGGAATTCACAGGCAGAATCTATTTTTGGGCGCAAAAAAAGCGAAGTGATGGGTCGCAGCATGGCTATCATCATCCCCCATCATTTGCGCAGACAGTATCTCAAAGAGACTGAGAGATCCTTTGCCAACAACGAAGCAACCATAGTCAAATTGACCAGTGAAATCACAGCTGTGCATAGCGACGGGCACGAGTTTCCGCTGGAGATAGGCTTTTTTAAAGTCAAAGAAGACACGCACTTTACTTACTGTGCTTTTGCTAGAGATATCACAGAGCGGCAAAAATTCCACCAGGAGCTAGAGCGACTAGTGCAAGAGCGCACCGAGCGCCTGACACGCTCCAACGAAGAACTCAAACAATTTGCCAAAGTCGCCTCACATGATTTGCAGGAGCCCTTGCGTGCAGTACAGGGTTTTGCCAATCTATTGGCAGAAAGCGCTCAAGGCAAACTGGATAAAGACCAACAAGAATTTATCGAGTATATACTCGACGGCACAGCTCGCATGCAAAACCTGATTAGAGCGGTACTTTTGCACAGTGAGTCAAGCAATATCGAAGCCGGCAGCCATTGCACCAATTGCGGCTCGGTCATGACCGAAGTGATGGCTAATTTAAAAACTTCGATAAGCGAAACCGGCACTACTTTTGAAATAGACAAGCTGCCAGATGTGGCTGTGCAGAGACTGCATGTGGTGCAACTATTTCAAAATCTGATTAGCAACGCCATCAAATATCGCGGTCCGCAAACACCACAGATATCCATCACCACCGAAGAAAACGCTGGTCAATGGCTGTTTTCGTTTAGAGACAACGGTATTGGTATAGACCCTCAATATTCACACAAAATTTTTGATATGTTTGCCCGCCTCCACGGCAAAGGCAAATATCCCGGAACAGGTATGGGGCTGGCAATTTGCAAGCGGATTGTCACATCGCACGGCGGCAACATCTGGGTAGAATCCACCCCGGCGATGGCTCAATCTTCTTTTTTACATTACCAGCAGCGCGCGCAAAGCAAGGAGAATCCAAATGAATACAGGTATCGAAATCTTACTGGTTGA
- a CDS encoding HlyD family secretion protein translates to MDKSVLDESAAPVSSQSSEIKAKGSAKNSSVRIGLLVALVALSAGLAFGLPHLFGGKKDVATSGRGEKGAANRPVPVTTAIAKAGTLPVEVRTIGNVLPYSVVNVTPQVSGQLLQVMFKQGDYVSKGDLLFQIDPRAYQAALDQALGNLQRDKAMLKQAQANLQKDIAQQGQVQATLKRDKVQAKFANIEQDRYRMLEEQGVISMEQRQQMSTNAVTAEAAVEGTKKAIENAQAILEADKAAIETAQGTIAADNASVETARIQLGFTQIRSPITGRTGSLNVYPGNVVSVSSGMTATPLVTIDQIQPIYVNFTVPEEYIDALRQAPGQRHTPGLYSHPGRQSAATQRPGHLP, encoded by the coding sequence ATGGATAAAAGTGTGTTAGACGAATCAGCTGCGCCAGTCTCCAGCCAATCAAGCGAGATAAAAGCTAAGGGGAGTGCTAAGAATTCCTCAGTGCGTATCGGCCTGCTTGTAGCTCTGGTGGCACTCTCTGCTGGTTTGGCTTTTGGTCTGCCGCATTTATTTGGCGGCAAAAAAGATGTTGCCACATCTGGACGCGGCGAAAAAGGCGCAGCTAATCGCCCTGTGCCTGTCACTACAGCTATTGCCAAGGCTGGCACACTGCCAGTAGAGGTCCGCACCATTGGCAATGTCTTGCCTTATTCGGTGGTCAATGTCACTCCACAGGTGTCCGGTCAATTGCTCCAAGTGATGTTTAAGCAAGGCGACTATGTCAGTAAGGGTGATTTGTTATTTCAAATAGATCCGCGCGCCTATCAGGCTGCTCTGGATCAAGCGCTTGGTAATTTGCAGCGTGACAAAGCTATGCTCAAGCAAGCTCAAGCCAATCTCCAAAAAGACATCGCCCAGCAAGGTCAGGTCCAGGCCACTCTCAAGCGCGATAAAGTGCAAGCCAAGTTTGCCAATATCGAGCAAGACCGTTATCGCATGCTGGAGGAGCAGGGCGTCATCTCCATGGAGCAACGCCAGCAGATGAGCACCAATGCTGTGACGGCAGAAGCGGCTGTGGAAGGCACCAAAAAAGCCATAGAAAATGCGCAGGCTATTTTGGAGGCAGACAAAGCTGCCATCGAGACAGCGCAGGGCACCATTGCTGCCGACAATGCCAGTGTTGAGACTGCTCGCATCCAGCTTGGCTTTACACAGATACGCTCGCCTATAACAGGGCGTACCGGCAGCCTCAATGTCTATCCCGGCAATGTCGTCTCTGTGTCTAGCGGTATGACCGCGACGCCGCTTGTTACCATCGACCAGATTCAGCCTATCTATGTCAACTTTACTGTGCCGGAGGAGTACATCGATGCTCTGCGCCAGGCTCCAGGCCAAAGGCACACTCCAGGTCTCTATTCGCATCCAGGGCGACAAAGCGCAGCCACTCAAAGGCCAGGTCACCTTCCTTGA